The DNA window CGGAGGGTAGTTCACTCGAGCCTATACAATTCGCTCCGAACCAATCTGTCTCGGGAGAGCATGGGTTTCCGAGATTACCCTTTTAGAAGAAAAGAAGGGAAAGAGAGAGATTCTAGAAGGTTCCCGGGTCACAAAGAAGTTTTAAAGTACTTGCgggattttgctgcggattttgAGATTGATGATTTAGTGAGACTTCAGACAGAGGTGGTGTTTGCTGGGTTGAGTGAAGGTGGAAAATGGACGGTCAGATCTAAATCAATGGATAGTGATTGTGTGGATGAGATTTACGATGCTGTTGTTGTTTGCAATGGACATTACTTTCAACCTCGACTTCCTCATATTCCTGGTATTTTCAATTTTCACGTCTTTCtttcttatttatattattatctaGAATTATTCCacgtaataaatatttatttcgtattttaaaaatacttatcaaatttcataaaaaaaattatttttttgtacaaattttaaatttaaggaGAAAAGAATTTTCAGGCATTAGTTCATGGCCAGGGAAGCAAATGCATAGCCATAATTACAGAACACCAGAGCCTTTTCAAGATCAAGTAGGTGTTAAGTTATATGGCTAGTTAGTTCTATTGATATATCATATCCTAGTTCCTTTATGATATATCAGCATATTCAAATGCTTATTCTAAGGAAtcacatttatttttctttatgatttttattcattttttgtgtTTGTAGGTTGTTGTTATGATAGGCGGTGCGGCTAGTGCGGTCGATATTTCTCGGGACGTGGCAACCGTTGCTAAAGAAGTTCATGTTGCAGCTAGATCGGTTGAAGAAGATAAGCTTGGAAAGTTACCTGGCCATGATAATATATGGCTTCATTCTATGGTAAAACTTGTCATCTATGGTGAGAATTAGATGGCCATTATAACATTATCATCCACAAATTTGTTCGATAAATGTCGCATAGGTTGTTTAATCTTGATCTTAAACAATGCAGATTGAGAGCGTTCATGAAGATGGTAGAGTTGTTTTCTTAGATGGAAATGCAGTTACTGCTGATTATATTGTACATTGCACAGGGTATTAATATTCTCAGCATTtcttatttagtttttttatttcttcttttaaaCCCGTTTCTATTAGTGTGCTATTGAATGAATGTTTATGTCTATTTGTTACTTTTTCAGGTACAAGTTTGAATTTCCTTTCCTTGAAACAAACGGAGTAGTGACCGTAGATGACAATCGTGTAGGACCGCTCTACAAGCATGTTTTTCCACCCGCGCTAGCTCCATGGCTTTCATTCGTTGGGTTGCCTTGGAAGGTTGTTCCTTTGTCAGggttcttcatcatcatcgccTCAAAATAAACTCGAATATGTTTCATTCTTCGGTGTCCTGATATTAACACGTTCATGGAATTGATGGCAGGTTGCTCCCTTCCCCTTGTTTGAACTGCAGAGCAAGTGGATAGCTGGAGTTTTATCGAATCGCATTGCCCTTCCTTCAGAAGAGGAGATGCTTGAAGATATTGAAGCTTTCTACTTGTCACTTGAAGCATCTGGTACACCTAAGAGTCACACTCATAATTTGGGCATGAACTTTGCTCAGGTGCCTTTCTAGTTTTTGTTTTATCAACTTTTTGTTAACTTATTTCTTCGTGTATAGCATATGTGTATTTAGTTCTTGTATGCTGTTTTCTTAACCTTGCTCTGTTTCTAAAATGCATCCAAGCATGAAAAACTGCAAAAAGATGTAACTAGTTGTTATCCTTTAATGGAAACCTAATATGTAAGGGAATATGTAATGTTGCAGTGGGACTACAATAACTGGATTGCAGCTCAGTGTGGTGTTCCTCCTATGGAAGAATGGAGAAAGCAAATGTACATTGCTACGTCTAAGAACAGGCTCACACGACCTGAGACTTATCGTGACGAGTGGGACGACGATGATCTGGTTCTACAAGCCGAGCAGGAGTTTGCTAATTATGAGATCTAATGCTGTATTGTTTTGAGATTTACTAAGTCATAAGCTATTCATTCATGCGCTCTGTGCTGAACTATTAGCAAGAAAGTAAAAcaagaataaaattgaaaaaaatggaagaattatattattaatctCAAGTCTTTACAAGCTGGCCTCACACCTTTAAATAGGCCTAAAGATTAAATTTTGTTAGAGTAAATTTCTCTAACAAGTAACAAACAACATTCATGTAACTTACTCTTTCAACCTAATAATTAATTACAATTagcataattatataattaaaacagtCATACTGTGACACTCTTGTCAATGTTATTCTTGATGGTCAAATGTCAGTTTTATAGTCCCGTTTTGAAGAATAAAATTTTACTGTTAGAAGTAAGGAAGCGATTATATGTTTGAAATACCTTCAATAATTAACTTCCCGTTAAAGGCATTTCAAACCGGGATATACCTGAAATGGAATTTTTAAAAGTGGAGATATACACTGGTCCCTCTCTGGTAAAAGTTATATTGGAGAGAATCCTTGCCCATGGAATTAAAAGTGGAGATATATACTGCTCCCTCTCTGCTAAAATGTCTTAacaaaaagatttttttaaaaaaaaatgagatATATTGTAAACAAGTGATTGAACATTCATGCAAATAACTTCTCACTAATTGAAGCAATTTATATGGTTTTGATAATAAAAACAGTACTGAATAAGTTTAACAGGATCTTAGGAAGCATCAAATAGAGTCATGTCATGCGGCAAACACATGATGTGTTGTGGCTTGATTGTTAATGGTTAATCatatatatgtattatttatttaaggGTCCCATGTGAAGTTGAGATTCAGCCGCATATGAAACTCAGACCTCATTATCAGCATCATATAAAACTCAATATCAGACAAATTGAATGGTAATGCCAAACTGTAAAATCATTCTACAGCAAACCATTTTACACTAATTTCCTTTCACGCGGACTAATAAGTTCATCATGTACACCGTACCTCCACTACTCACACCACGCCACGTGGCTGTAATCGGCGCCGGCGCAGGTGGTCTAGTGGCAGCGCGCGAGCTCCGACGAGAAGGACATCAGGTAGTAGTTTTTGAGCGAGGAGACCAACTGGGTGGGTCATGGGTTTACACTGCGGAGGTTGAATCAGACCCAATTGGTTTGGACCCGAAGCGGAGGATAGTTCACTCGAGGCTATACAATTCGCTCCGAACCAATCTGCCTCGGGAGAGCATGAGTTTCCTAGATTGCCCTTTTAATAAAAAAGAAGGGAAAGAGAGGGATTATAGAAGGTTTCCGAGTCATAGAGAAGTTTTAAAGTACTTGCaggattttgctgcggattttgAGATTGATGATTCGGTGAGACTTCAGACGGAGGTGGTGTTTGCTGGGGTGGGTGAAGATGGAAAATGGACGGTCAGATCTAAATCAATTGATAATGATTGTGTGGATGAGATTTACGATGCTGTCGTTGTTTGCAATGGACATTACGTTCAACCCCGACTCCCTCATATTCCTGGTTATATTCATTTTTCTCCCCTAAttctaataattatatttattttgtattttaaatatcctaatcaaattttgtaaaaaattaCATTTGTTTTACGAATTTGTTTTACGAATTTTAATGTAAACTAGTTTTATACCATCGTCCAATAGAATTATAATATTCTGTCATGtcatatcaattttttaaaattaaaagtgtgACTTAGTTAGATATATATTCTGATTGGTTgaaagtgtaaaaatattttacacaatACATActcttttttctcattttaaatttaaagaGAAAAGAATTTTTCTGACTTATAATTTTAAATGGATctataattagaaaaagagaaaaagggatatgcactgacagtgtaaaatatttttacactgtcaaccaatcacaaccatgcatgcaattaaaacacaattttaatttaaaaaaattaatatgacatggcaagtgtaaggattttgattggatgtatgtgtaaagtttgtttacactgtcagtgcactacctttaaactcttagaaaaaatattaaatataattaaatttaataaaataatatttaaaaattcaagagaaaaggggtgatgcactgacagtgtaaaatgtttttacaccgtcaaccaatcaccaccatgtatccaattaaaccactcttatatttaaaaaataatttaatgacatggctaattgatagttttctattggatgacagtgtaaaactattttacactgtcagtgcactaccttttaactcaaaaTTCAATACTGAAAACATGTGTTtcaaaaaatatttctataaataatttattaatgtgGGGACACATGttaactttttttttcattttaaatttggAAACTCCGATCATCATCTAACTGtacaaattttaaaaacaatatttaaaaataaaattgtagtaATTTATATTTGATAGGTCCAAATTATAATGAaatttcaaatgaacaatttGGATGACACCTTTTCAGGCATTAGTTCGTGGTCAGGGAAACAAATACATAGTCATAATTACAGAACACCAGAGCCCTTTCAAGATCAAGTAGGTGTTACATGGCAAGAGTTCTATTTGATACTAATTCCTTTGTAATTCTTGTGTAAAATTAAACACTAATTTAAGTCGatatattcaaataatcatattCATGTTTTTGcctttatgatttttatttttgttatgtgtTTGTATAGGTTGTGGTTCTAATAGGTGGTGCTGGAAGTGCGGTTGACATTTGTCGAGAGGTGGCGATTGTTGCTAAAGAAGTTCATGTTGCAGTTAGATCGGTTGAAGAAGATAAGCTTGGAAAGTTACCTGGCCATGATAATATATGGCTTCATTCTATGGTAAAACTTGTCATCTATGGTGAGAATTAGATGGTCATCGTAACATTACAATCCATAAATTTGTTCAATAACTGTCGCATATATTGTTTAATCTTAAATAATGTAGATTGACAGTGTTCATGAAGATGGCACAGTTGTTTTCCTAGATGGAAATGCAGTTACTGCTGACTTCATTATACATTGCACAGGGTATTCTTTTCTCAGCATATTAAAACCTTGTTGAGGACTCGTGTATATTGCCATAATGTTGATGTACATTTGTTACTTTTCCAGGTATAAATACGAGTTTCCTTTCCTTGAAACCAAGGGTGTAGTGACAGTAGATGACAACCGTGTAGGACCACTGTACAAGCATGTTTTTCCGCCAGCGTTAGCCCCATGGCTTTCATTCGTTGGGTTGCCTTGGAAGGTTGTTCCTTTGTCAGGGTTCTTCTTCATCATAGCCTTAATATCAACTCAAATATGTATGAGTTTTAAGTGTCTTAATATTAAGAAGTTCATGGAATTGTTTGCAGGTTGCTCCATTCCCCTTGTTTGAACTGCAAAGCAAGTGGATAGCTGGAGTTTTATCGAATCGCATTGCCCTTCCTTCAGAAGAGAAGATGGTTGAAGATATTGAAGCCTTCTACTTGTCACTTGAAGCATCTGGTATCCCTAAGAGCTACACTCATAATATGCGCAAGAACCTATCTGATCAGGTACCtttctattttttgttttatcaaCTCTTTGTTAGCTTATTTCTTCTTGTATTGTATATATGCATGTATCTAGttcttatatgttttttttatttttttattttgcagtGGGACTACAATAACTGGATTGCAGCTCAGTGTGGTGTTCCTGCTATGGAAGAATGGAGAAAGCAAATGTATATTGCTACATCTAAGAACAGGCTCAAGCGGCCTGAGAATTATCGTGACGAGTGGGATGACGATGACTTGGTTTTACAAGCTGAGCATGAGTTTGCTAATTATGTGATCTAATGTTGTATTATTTTGACATTTATCAAGTCTCAAGCTATTCATGTGCTCCTTTGCTCCTAGTTCATTGTTATTCTTAACGGCTAAATGTCAACTTTACAGTGCCATTTTGAAGAAGAAAATTTTACACCTACAAATAAGGAAGTAATTATACGTGTTCCTATCTTTCCATTAAAGAACCAGTGATAATGATGTGATCACTTTTTATTGTACTTTGTAATGTTTCTCTCAACAATAATAATTGGAGTATGGATAACAAGGACcttcataattattattttttaagacTACAAACATAACTAGGATGTGAAATTGATTTATTATCAATGAATATTAAGTGACTAAATGTTCACACACAGTAGCCAATGTACTTATATAGTTATATTATTGTTCTTGAGTGAACAATATTTGATAACGTTTTAGAAGCTGCCAGAGAGAAGTCGCACTAGTTTATGTAATTTTTGGATGAAATGATTGCTTGCCTTTGATCATTTGAAGACCGGCCTGATCTTTAATAATGCCCGCTATTAACTCGTAATTAAGATGCATTCATGTCCATATTGACGGTAGTTCCTCTGTCGCCTGCAGATCATGAAGGCATTGAATGCCATTAATGTGTATGTCTCTGATGTTGTTTGCTACCTTTGTTCGGCGTCTTCGGAGGATGTATCCCGCCTTCGAGGCGCTTCTCGGATACCTCATCTCGCTTCCATGGGCAAGACCTTGTCCGGGTTCTTTGGGGGAAGCATCTTGCCTCCGAGGCACAACTCGGGTTCCTCACCTCGCCTTCATGGGTGGGATCCTGTTAGGTCCTAGTAAGCCTTGGTCTGGCCCCCTGAGGTGACTTCAAGATgtcctcttctattttttttgggCAGGCCTTCTTTATCACTTGAGAAGTATCTATCTGGATAGAAATTTCACATGTACATAGTCCCTCAAGCGAGGCATGAAACGGCGAAGTGCTTAAGTTTAAAGAATGTTGATCCCGCCCCCACAATGTATTTCCAAGGAGTTTTGTCTTTTCAGACGGGCCCTTTTGA is part of the Vicia villosa cultivar HV-30 ecotype Madison, WI linkage group LG2, Vvil1.0, whole genome shotgun sequence genome and encodes:
- the LOC131652387 gene encoding flavin-containing monooxygenase FMO GS-OX-like 4, yielding MYTVPPLLTPRHVAVIGAGAGGLVAARELRREGHQVVVFERGDQLGGSWVYTAEVESDPIGLDPKRRIVHSRLYNSLRTNLPRESMSFLDCPFNKKEGKERDYRRFPSHREVLKYLQDFAADFEIDDSVRLQTEVVFAGVGEDGKWTVRSKSIDNDCVDEIYDAVVVCNGHYVQPRLPHIPGISSWSGKQIHSHNYRTPEPFQDQVVVLIGGAGSAVDICREVAIVAKEVHVAVRSVEEDKLGKLPGHDNIWLHSMIDSVHEDGTVVFLDGNAVTADFIIHCTGYKYEFPFLETKGVVTVDDNRVGPLYKHVFPPALAPWLSFVGLPWKVAPFPLFELQSKWIAGVLSNRIALPSEEKMVEDIEAFYLSLEASGIPKSYTHNMRKNLSDQWDYNNWIAAQCGVPAMEEWRKQMYIATSKNRLKRPENYRDEWDDDDLVLQAEHEFANYVI
- the LOC131652386 gene encoding flavin-containing monooxygenase FMO GS-OX-like 4 translates to MPIKFIMSTTTPLHTPRHVAIIGAGAGGLVAARELRREGHQVVVYEREDQLGGSWIYTAEVESDPIGLDPNRRVVHSSLYNSLRTNLSRESMGFRDYPFRRKEGKERDSRRFPGHKEVLKYLRDFAADFEIDDLVRLQTEVVFAGLSEGGKWTVRSKSMDSDCVDEIYDAVVVCNGHYFQPRLPHIPGISSWPGKQMHSHNYRTPEPFQDQVVVMIGGAASAVDISRDVATVAKEVHVAARSVEEDKLGKLPGHDNIWLHSMIESVHEDGRVVFLDGNAVTADYIVHCTGYKFEFPFLETNGVVTVDDNRVGPLYKHVFPPALAPWLSFVGLPWKVAPFPLFELQSKWIAGVLSNRIALPSEEEMLEDIEAFYLSLEASGTPKSHTHNLGMNFAQWDYNNWIAAQCGVPPMEEWRKQMYIATSKNRLTRPETYRDEWDDDDLVLQAEQEFANYEI